One window from the genome of Brettanomyces bruxellensis chromosome 2, complete sequence encodes:
- a CDS encoding uncharacterized protein (CAZy:GH65): MKFQTLLYCTSVLASSYDYYDSATKTYYFQDEKVLTTYNYEPLNHFTNQPYVSNGYFGSKIPNLGFGFAYDQNENSSSSQLEAGWPLFNKRNSGAYIAGFYDAQENTTGTNFPDLLKNGYESVISSIPQWTQMRLEITLSDGQQYILDPNDTSSRGAISGYTQSLDLSTGKVTTSYIWLGLLHLRFTLVAHREIAQLGLERLDITLLGEPDLISNLQIESILDFNSTSRCWLQDTGIDTKSNSIYMNVTPENVPYITATVFSKIKADPPIMFSNFVNESMVGSRANVTFSSENRQSTILKFVGILSDDLKSNNDSTSTFEDAKSIVLAAFDVSWEELLNSNEKAWKTLWGESEVIVSNNEYMTLAAEASIFHLLANTRTSNVDLTSALGVTGLSSDGYAGMIFWDSDLWMLPGILPFAPSVASSIEKYRYYMHKQAVLNAQSHSFNGSVYPWTSGRFGNCTATGPCFNYEYHINIAICYAIHELYLSGAIDDNVLLEEGWPIFKDIADFFSDYVLFNETLGKFTTYNLTDPDEYANHVNSAAYTAIGIAQVMKWALLFGTHLHQKVNPIWKLIRDNMYLPVNSDGDITLEYDTLNSTILIKQADVALITYTDDQDDFLTKTYNYTRQRAYNDLVYYTQRQSPDGPAMSYPVYLAVNEKVSNKGCGYQTYLEQSVKPFLRFPFAQMSEQSNDDYDTNGGTHPAFPFLTGHGGVVQSFTYGLLGIRFSYQTQQNGVIQRVLHVDPVYLPRFDGNYTIRGFHYLNEILDIDIDNTCLTGKSNDGCSAIFTSHGIKNEPIYIFVDGRNNASGLYMLPPKATLSVPLFIPQMNLEGALTECFADVVSITEGVIGDVVSSIVDGDNSTYWQAATKSDSAKVVIDLRENQLFNHGSIVWGSRPASTFSVSIIENCTFLSNDDFSFLQEKLRLGDEDLFLDVETILKDESVLVTNPYMPGDNDIKIQSFNYTNFDLGQNYTARYVILEVKGVIDKDIDDRGAEIAEFALF; encoded by the coding sequence ATGAAGTTTCAAACGTTGCTTTATTGTACTTCTGTGCTAGCTAGTAGCTATGATTACTATGACTCAGCAACCAAAACATATTATTTCCAAGATGAAAAAGTTCTCACAACGTACAACTATGAGCCACTAAACCACTTTACAAATCAGCCATACGTATCTAATGGATACTTTGGTTCAAAAATCCCAAATCTTGGTTTTGGGTTCGCGTACGACCAAAATGAAAACTCAAGTAGCTCCCAGTTAGAAGCCGGTTGGCCACTTTTTAACAAGAGAAATTCCGGCGCTTATATTGCGGGCTTCTACGATGCACAAGAGAATACTACGGGCACGAATTTTCCTGATCTTCTTAAGAACGGATACGAAAGTGTAATCAGTTCTATTCCTCAATGGACACAAATGAGATTGGAGATCACATTAAGTGATGGACAACAATATATTCTTGATCCTAATGATACTTCGTCAAGAGGCGCAATCTCTGGTTATACGCAAAGTCTTGATCTGAGTACTGGAAAGGTCACTACTTCTTATATTTGGCTCGGCTTATTACATTTGAGATTCACCCTTGTTGCACATAGAGAAATAGCACAGCTTGGACTTGAACGACTAGATATAACCTTATTAGGCGAACCTGATTTAATATCCAATCTTCAGATTGAGAGCATTCTTGATTTTAATTCAACAAGTAGATGTTGGTTGCAAGATACTGGTATTGATACTAAGAGCAACTCCATATACATGAATGTCACTCCAGAGAATGTTCCATACATAACTGCAACTGTTTTCTCCAAGATAAAGGCAGATCCTCCAATAATGTTTAGTAATTTTGTAAATGAAAGCATGGTTGGATCAAGAGCAAATGTCACTTTTTCATCAGAAAACAGGCAAAGTACGATTTTGAAGTTCGTTGGAATATTGTCTGACGATTTAAAATCTAATAATGATTCGACAAGCACTTTTGAAGATGCCAAATCAATTGTTCTGGCTGCTTTTGATGTTTCTTGGGAAGAACTTCTGAATTCTAATGAAAAAGCATGGAAGACTCTTTGGGGAGAAAGTGAAGTTATTGTTTCGAACAACGAGTACATGACATTAGCAGCTGAAGCAAgcatatttcatctattAGCAAATACGAGGACTTCGAATGTTGATTTAACTTCTGCCTTAGGAGTTACAGGATTAAGTTCTGATGGATATGCTGGAATGATATTCTGGGATTCAGATTTGTGGATGCTTCCGGGAATTCTACCATTTGCACCTTCGGTGGCTTCATCAATAGAGAAATATCGGTATTACATGCACAAACAAGCAGTGCTAAATGCACAATCCCATAGTTTCAATGGTTCTGTTTACCCTTGGACTTCTGGAAGGTTTGGAAATTGTACTGCTACTGGACCTTGCTTCAACTATGAGTATCATATTAATATTGCTATATGCTATGCAATACATGAACTTTACTTAAGTGGAGCAATCGATGATAACGTTCTTTTAGAAGAAGGTTGGCCAATTTTCAAGGACATAGcagatttcttttcagATTATGTCCTGTTTAATGAAACATTGGGCAAATTTACTACATACAATTTAACTGATCCTGATGAGTATGCAAACCATGTTAATAGTGCTGCATATACTGCTATTGGAATTGCTCAGGTAATGAAATGGGCCTTACTATTTGGCACACATCTTCACCAAAAGGTGAATCCGATTTGGAAGCTCATCAGAGATAATATGTATCTCCCGGTCAATTCAGATGGTGATATAACATTGGAATACGATACACTGAACTCTACTATTTTGATAAAGCAAGCAGATGTGGCACTTATCACATATACTGATGATCAGGATGATTTTCTTACCAAAACCTACAACTACACAAGACAAAGAGCATACAATGACTTGGTTTATTATACTCAAAGACAAAGTCCGGATGGTCCTGCTATGAGCTATCCTGTTTATCTTGCAGTTAATGAAAAAGTGAGCAATAAAGGCTGTGGCTACCAAACTTACCTTGAACAGTCTGTGAAGCCATTTTTGCGTTTTCCATTTGCACAAATGAGTGAGCAAAGCAATGATGACTATGACACTAATGGAGGAACACATCCGGCGTTTCCCTTCTTGACTGGGCATGGTGGTGTAGTGCAATCATTTACTTATGGGCTTTTGGGAATTAGATTTTCATATCAGACGCAACAAAATGGGGTTATACAGAGAGTTTTACACGTGGATCCTGTTTATTTACCTAGATTTGACGGTAACTACACAATTCGTGGCTTCCATTATTTGAATGAAATACTGGATATTGATATAGACAACACGTGTCTGACAGGAAAGTCAAATGATGGTTGCTCTGCTATTTTTACAAGTCATGGTATAAAAAATGAGCCCATCTACATATTTGTTGACGGTAGAAATAATGCTTCTGGTTTATACATGCTACCACCAAAAGCCACACTTTCAGTTCCTTTGTTTATTCCTCAAATGAATCTTGAAGGTGCACTTACCGAATGCTTTGCCGATGTCGTATCAATAACAGAGGGAGTTATTGGAGATGTAGTCAGTTCCATTGTTGATGGTGACAATTCTACTTATTGGCAAGCTGCAACCAAATCTGACTCAGCCAAGGTTGTCATTGATTTAAGGGAAAATCAGTTATTTAATCACGGATCCATTGTCTGGGGATCCAGACCAGCCTCCACCTTCTCTGTGTCaattattgaaaattgCACATTCTTGAGTAATGATGATTTTAGCTTTCTACAGGAAAAGCTTAGGCTGGGTGATGAAGATTTGTTCCTTGATGTTGAGACCATCCTTAAAGATGAATCGGTACTGGTTACCAACCCTTATATGCCCGGAGATAATGACATTAAAATACAGTCTTTCAATTACACAAATTTCGACTTGGGCCAAAACTATACAGCACGGTACGTTATCTTAGAGGTGAAAGGTGTAATAGATaaagatattgatgatCGAGGTGCCGAAATCGCAGagtttgctttattttga
- the TUB1 gene encoding alpha-tubulin has protein sequence MREVISVNVGQAGCQIGNSCWELYCLEHGITPDGYLQEGLTKPKGGEEGFSTFFSETGAGKYVPRALYVDLEPNVVDEVRTGKYKNLFHPEQLITGKEDAANNYARGHYTVGRQILDDVCDRVRKMAEQCNGLQGFLFTHSLGGGTGSGLGSLLLEQFSNDYGKKAKLEFAVYPAPQVTTSVVEPYNTVLTTHTTLENADCTFMVDNEAIYDMCRKNLGIVRPSFDNLNSLIAQVISSVTASLRFDGSLNVDLNEFQTNLVPYPRIHFPLVSYAPVLSKSRATHESNSVSEITAACFEPGNQMVKCDPRLGKYMATCLLYRGDVVNRDVSNAVTNIKSKKTVQLVDWCPTGFKIGICYQKPTQPPNSEMADVNRAVCMLSNTTAIADAWQKIDRKFDLMYKKRAFVHWYVSEGMEEGEFAEAREDLAALERDYVELGADSFPDEDEEY, from the coding sequence atgagAGAAGTTATTTCAGTTAACGTGGGACAAGCCGGATGTCAAATCGGTAACTCGTGCTGGGAACTTTATTGTTTAGAACACGGAATTACACCAGATGGATATCTACAAGAAGGATTAACAAAGCCTAAGGGAGGCGAGGAAGGTTTTTCGACGTTCTTTTCGGAGACTGGTGCTGGTAAGTACGTTCCGAGAGCACTATATGTCGATTTAGAGCCaaatgttgttgatgaggTTAGAACGGGCAAATACAAGAATTTATTCCATCCAGAACAACTTATCACGGGTAAGGAGGATGCAGCCAACAATTATGCAAGGGGCCACTACACGGTCGGAAGGCAGATTCTCGATGATGTTTGCGATAGGGTCAGAAAGATGGCAGAGCAATGTAATGGTTTGCAAGGTTTCCTCTTTACACATTCTCTAGGAGGAGGTACAGGTTCTGGACTTGGATCCTTGCTGCTTGAGCAATTTTCCAACGATTACGGTAAGAAGGCCAAGTTGGAGTTTGCCGTTTACCCGGCACCTCAAGTGACAACATCCGTTGTTGAGCCTTACAATACTGTTTTGACCACTCACACAACGCTTGAAAACGCTGATTGCACGTTTATGGTTGATAACGAGGCCATCTACGACATGTGCAGAAAGAATTTGGGAATTGTTCGTCCAAGTTTCGACAACTTGAATTCACTAATTGCCCAGGTGATCTCTTCTGTGACTGCATCCTTGCGTTTTGACGGTTCTTTGAACGTCGATTTGAACGAATTCCAGACCAACTTGGTTCCATACCCAAGGATTCATTTCCCATTGGTTTCCTACGCTCCAGTGTTGTCCAAGTCACGTGCTACCCACGAGTCAAACTCCGTTTCTGAGATTACTGCGGCATGCTTTGAGCCTGGCAACCAGATGGTGAAGTGTGATCCAAGATTGGGCAAGTACATGGCAACTTGTTTGTTGTACAGAGGTGATGTTGTGAACAGAGACGTCTCGAACGCTGTGACAAACATCAAATCGAAGAAAACAGTGCAATTGGTCGACTGGTGCCCAACCGGTTTCAAGATTGGTATCTGCTACCAGAAACCAACCCAGCCACCAAACTCGGAGATGGCCGATGTTAACAGAGCCGTCTGTATGCTTTCTAACACCACTGCAATTGCTGACGCTTGGCAGAAAATCGACAGAAAGTTCGATCTCATGTACAAGAAGAGAGCCTTTGTCCATTGGTATGTTAGTGAGGGTATGGAAGAGGGTGAATTTGCCGAGGCCAGAGAGGATTTGGCTGCTTTAGAGAGAGACTACGTTGAATTGGGTGCTGATTCATTCCCTGATGAAGACGAGGAGTACTGA